Proteins encoded by one window of Collimonas fungivorans:
- the yaaA gene encoding peroxide stress protein YaaA — protein MLIVLSPAKSLDYSTPSSTETHTTPDFISHSAELIGVLRQLSPAEVGSMMKISDPLAQLNTARFASWSKKFTSANSKQAIMAFNGDVYEGLDAASLSTAQLNYAQSRIRILSGLYGVLRPLDRMQPYRLEMGTSLANPRGKNLYAFWGDTVTQALNQQLSQQKSDTLVNLASEEYFKVVRPKVLAASIVTPVFEDWKNGKYKIISFYAKRARGLMARYAALNKISDAEKLKAFDLGGYRFIPQDSDSGRWMFRRRLAD, from the coding sequence ATGCTGATTGTTTTGTCGCCCGCAAAATCCCTCGATTACAGCACTCCCAGCAGCACCGAAACACACACCACGCCGGATTTCATCAGCCATTCAGCCGAGCTGATCGGCGTCCTGCGCCAGCTGTCGCCGGCCGAGGTCGGCAGCATGATGAAAATCTCCGATCCGCTGGCCCAGCTCAATACCGCGCGTTTCGCTTCGTGGTCGAAGAAATTTACCAGCGCCAATTCCAAGCAGGCGATCATGGCTTTCAACGGCGACGTCTACGAGGGCCTCGATGCGGCCTCCCTGAGTACAGCGCAGCTGAACTACGCGCAAAGCCGGATCCGGATCCTGTCGGGCCTGTACGGCGTACTGCGGCCGCTGGACCGGATGCAGCCGTACCGGCTGGAGATGGGCACCAGCCTGGCCAACCCGCGCGGCAAGAATCTCTATGCGTTCTGGGGCGACACCGTGACCCAGGCCCTGAACCAGCAGCTCAGCCAGCAGAAATCCGACACGCTGGTGAACCTGGCGTCGGAAGAATATTTCAAGGTGGTGCGGCCGAAGGTGCTGGCAGCCAGCATCGTTACTCCGGTATTCGAAGATTGGAAAAACGGCAAGTACAAGATCATTTCGTTCTACGCCAAGCGGGCGCGCGGTTTGATGGCGCGTTATGCGGCGCTGAACAAGATCAGCGATGCGGAAAAGCTGAAAGCGTTCGACCTCGGCGGCTATCGATTTATTCCGCAGGATTCCGACAGCGGCCGCTGGATGTTCCGGCGCCGCCTGGCAGATTAA
- the greB gene encoding transcription elongation factor GreB yields MNKAFVKESEGDDDDLEFGLPAIPPGTKNYMTPEGYQRMKDELLRLIDVDRPEVVRIVSWAASNGDRSENGDYIYGKRRLREIDRRIRFLTKRLDLAEVVDPSVHHGRDQVFFGATVSYQNHAGEEHTVTIVGIDELDPLHGKISWISPVARALTKAREGDSVTLMTPAGIDELEILAVSYPEPQ; encoded by the coding sequence ATGAACAAGGCATTTGTAAAAGAATCCGAAGGCGATGACGACGATCTCGAATTCGGATTGCCGGCGATCCCTCCCGGCACCAAGAATTACATGACCCCGGAAGGCTATCAACGCATGAAGGATGAGCTGTTGCGCCTGATTGACGTGGACCGGCCGGAAGTGGTGCGCATCGTTTCCTGGGCTGCTTCCAACGGCGATCGTTCGGAAAACGGCGATTATATCTACGGCAAGCGCCGGCTGCGCGAAATCGACCGCCGCATCCGCTTCCTGACCAAACGGCTGGACCTGGCGGAGGTGGTCGATCCCAGCGTGCATCACGGCCGCGACCAGGTGTTTTTCGGCGCCACGGTGAGTTACCAGAACCATGCCGGCGAAGAGCATACGGTGACTATCGTCGGCATCGACGAACTCGATCCGCTGCACGGCAAGATCAGCTGGATTTCGCCGGTAGCGCGGGCCCTGACCAAGGCCCGTGAAGGCGACAGCGTGACCCTGATGACCCCGGCCGGGATTGACGAGCTGGAAATACTGGCGGTCAGCTACCCCGAGCCGCAATAG
- a CDS encoding threo-3-hydroxy-L-aspartate ammonia-lyase, with amino-acid sequence MAATELAVAYADIAAAAKRLEGVAYKTPVLTSSQADHQADASVFFKCENFQRVGAFKFRGAYNAISCLSEEQKQQGVVAFSSGNHAQGMALAARMLGVHATIVMPSNAPAMKLAATREYGAEIILYDREREDREVIAAQLSAERGCAVIPAYDHADVIAGQGTAAKELFDEVGPLDYLFVCTGGGGLLSGCAIAAAQLSPGCIVIGVEPEAGNDAQQSLRTGNIVHIPVPDTIADGAQTQHVGKLVLPILQAYVKDIVTVSDDQLRTQMRFFAERMKIVVEPAGCLAAAAVLHRVLPFAREKVGVIVSGGNVDMELFARSIAVAKPFS; translated from the coding sequence ATGGCTGCAACTGAATTGGCCGTCGCCTACGCGGATATCGCCGCCGCCGCCAAACGCCTTGAGGGCGTCGCCTACAAGACGCCGGTGCTGACTTCCAGCCAGGCCGACCACCAGGCGGACGCCAGCGTGTTTTTCAAGTGCGAAAATTTCCAGCGGGTGGGCGCTTTCAAGTTCCGCGGCGCCTATAACGCCATCAGCTGCCTCAGCGAAGAGCAGAAGCAGCAGGGCGTGGTGGCGTTTTCATCCGGCAACCATGCGCAGGGCATGGCGCTGGCGGCGCGCATGCTGGGCGTGCACGCAACCATCGTCATGCCAAGCAACGCGCCGGCGATGAAGCTGGCGGCGACGCGCGAATACGGCGCCGAAATCATTCTGTACGACCGCGAGCGCGAAGACCGCGAGGTGATCGCCGCGCAACTGTCGGCCGAGCGCGGTTGCGCCGTGATCCCCGCATACGATCATGCGGACGTGATTGCCGGCCAGGGGACGGCGGCGAAAGAGCTGTTCGATGAAGTGGGGCCGCTCGATTACCTGTTCGTATGCACCGGCGGCGGTGGTCTGCTGTCCGGTTGCGCTATCGCCGCGGCGCAATTGTCGCCCGGCTGCATCGTCATCGGCGTCGAGCCGGAGGCTGGCAACGATGCACAACAATCGTTGCGAACCGGCAATATCGTGCATATCCCGGTGCCGGACACGATTGCCGACGGCGCCCAGACGCAGCATGTCGGCAAGCTGGTGCTGCCTATCCTGCAGGCATATGTAAAAGACATCGTTACCGTCAGCGACGACCAGTTGCGGACCCAGATGCGCTTCTTTGCCGAGCGCATGAAGATCGTGGTCGAGCCGGCGGGCTGCCTGGCGGCTGCCGCGGTCCTGCACCGGGTGTTGCCGTTCGCGAGAGAAAAAGTAGGGGTGATAGTCAGCGGCGGTAATGTCGATATGGAACTTTTTGCGCGCAGTATTGCTGTCGCGAAACCATTTTCCTGA
- a CDS encoding NADH-quinone oxidoreductase subunit C yields MTTKLETLEAAVRNALGDDLQSLTVAFGEITIVVKASNYLSAMRVLRDHADTRFEELIDLCGVDYSTYGDGAWDGARFAAVSHLLSIEHNWRLRVRVFAPDDEMPLLASLTEIWPSANWYEREAFDFFGILFEGHNDLRRILTDYGFIGHPFRKDFPVSGYVEMRYDAEQKRVIYQPVTIDPREITPRVIREEHYGIK; encoded by the coding sequence ATGACGACCAAACTGGAAACCCTGGAAGCCGCCGTGCGCAATGCGCTTGGCGACGACCTGCAAAGTCTGACCGTGGCCTTCGGCGAGATCACGATCGTGGTCAAGGCTTCGAATTACCTGTCGGCGATGCGCGTGCTGCGCGATCACGCCGATACCCGTTTTGAAGAACTGATCGACCTCTGCGGCGTCGATTATTCGACCTACGGCGACGGCGCCTGGGACGGCGCGCGTTTCGCGGCGGTTTCCCACCTGCTGTCGATCGAGCACAACTGGCGCCTGCGGGTGCGCGTGTTCGCGCCGGACGACGAGATGCCGCTGCTGGCTTCGCTGACCGAGATCTGGCCGTCGGCCAACTGGTATGAGCGCGAAGCATTCGATTTCTTCGGCATCCTGTTCGAAGGCCACAACGACTTGCGCCGCATCCTGACCGACTACGGTTTCATCGGCCATCCGTTCCGCAAGGATTTCCCGGTGTCGGGTTATGTCGAGATGCGCTACGACGCTGAGCAGAAGCGCGTAATTTATCAACCCGTAACGATCGATCCGCGCGAAATCACGCCGCGGGTGATTCGTGAAGAACATTACGGGATCAAATAA
- the secG gene encoding preprotein translocase subunit SecG, whose translation MNTVFNIIVIVQVLSALTIIGLVLLQHGKGADMGAAFGSGASGSLFGATGSSNFLSKSTGAAAALFFIATLALVYLGNHRSAVTGGVMENLPAASAPAAATPATAAPAAAIPDTSAAPAAASAAASGSASAAASVPAPSTGSAQSNQIPK comes from the coding sequence ATGAACACAGTATTTAACATCATTGTCATCGTTCAGGTGTTGTCGGCGTTGACGATCATCGGCCTGGTGCTGCTGCAGCATGGCAAGGGCGCCGACATGGGCGCGGCTTTCGGCTCCGGCGCTTCCGGCAGCTTGTTCGGCGCTACCGGCTCTTCGAATTTCCTGTCGAAATCGACCGGCGCGGCGGCCGCGCTTTTCTTTATCGCGACATTGGCATTGGTGTACCTGGGGAATCATCGTTCGGCGGTTACCGGCGGCGTGATGGAAAATCTGCCGGCGGCTTCGGCCCCTGCAGCGGCAACTCCAGCAACAGCGGCGCCTGCGGCAGCAATTCCAGACACATCGGCGGCGCCGGCTGCGGCTTCTGCGGCAGCCTCCGGATCGGCTAGCGCGGCAGCTTCCGTGCCGGCACCGTCGACCGGCAGCGCACAGTCGAATCAAATTCCAAAGTAA
- a CDS encoding NADH-quinone oxidoreductase subunit D: protein MAEIKNYTLNFGPQHPAAHGVLRLVLELDGEVIQRADPHIGLLHRGTEKLAEQKTYLQSVPYMDRLDYVSMMCNEHGYVMAIERLLGLEVPLRAQYIRVMFDEITRLLNHLMWIGAHALDVGAMAVLLYAFREREDLMDCYEAVSGARMHAAYYRPGGVYRDLPDTMPQHKASLVRNAKAISALNENRQGSLLDFIEDFTVRFPKYVDEYETLLTDNRIWKQRLVGIGVVSPERAKAMGFTGAMLRGSGVEWDLRKKQPYEVYDLLDFDIPVGKNGDCYDRYLVRVEEMRQSNRIIKQCVEWLRNNSGPVMTTNHKVAPSSRVDMKSNMEELIHHFKLFTEGFHVPPGEAYAAVEHPKGEFGVYIVSDGANKPYRLKIRAPGFPHLQGLNEMAKGHMIADAVTIIGTQDIVFGEIDR from the coding sequence ATGGCAGAAATCAAGAACTACACGCTGAACTTCGGCCCGCAGCATCCGGCCGCGCACGGCGTTTTGCGCCTGGTGCTGGAGCTGGACGGTGAAGTGATCCAGCGTGCCGACCCGCATATCGGCCTGCTGCATCGCGGCACCGAAAAGCTGGCGGAACAGAAAACCTACCTGCAATCCGTACCCTACATGGACCGCCTCGACTACGTGTCGATGATGTGCAACGAGCACGGCTACGTGATGGCGATCGAACGCCTGCTGGGCCTGGAAGTGCCGCTGCGCGCCCAGTACATCCGCGTCATGTTCGACGAAATCACGCGCCTGCTGAACCACCTGATGTGGATCGGCGCGCATGCGCTGGACGTCGGTGCGATGGCGGTGCTGCTGTACGCATTCCGCGAACGCGAAGATTTGATGGATTGCTACGAAGCCGTATCCGGCGCCCGCATGCATGCGGCTTATTATCGTCCAGGCGGCGTTTACCGCGACCTGCCGGACACCATGCCGCAGCACAAGGCCTCGCTGGTGCGCAATGCCAAGGCAATCAGCGCCCTGAATGAAAACCGCCAGGGTTCGCTGCTGGACTTCATCGAAGATTTCACCGTGCGCTTCCCGAAATACGTGGATGAGTACGAGACGCTGTTGACCGACAACCGTATCTGGAAACAGCGCCTGGTCGGCATCGGCGTGGTGTCGCCGGAGCGCGCCAAGGCCATGGGCTTTACCGGCGCCATGCTGCGCGGTTCCGGCGTCGAATGGGACCTGCGCAAGAAGCAGCCGTACGAAGTGTACGACTTGCTGGACTTCGATATCCCGGTCGGCAAGAACGGCGACTGCTACGACCGTTACCTGGTGCGGGTGGAAGAAATGCGCCAGTCCAACCGGATCATCAAGCAATGCGTAGAGTGGCTGCGCAACAACAGCGGCCCGGTGATGACCACCAACCACAAGGTTGCGCCGTCGTCGCGGGTCGACATGAAATCGAACATGGAAGAGCTGATCCATCACTTCAAGCTCTTCACTGAAGGTTTCCATGTGCCGCCGGGCGAAGCGTATGCCGCGGTGGAGCATCCGAAGGGCGAGTTCGGCGTCTACATCGTTTCCGATGGCGCCAACAAGCCGTACCGCCTGAAGATCCGTGCACCTGGCTTCCCGCATCTGCAAGGGTTGAACGAAATGGCCAAGGGCCACATGATTGCCGATGCCGTCACCATCATCGGTACGCAGGATATCGTTTTCGGTGAAATTGACCGTTAA
- a CDS encoding glutathione binding-like protein, with product MIDVYSWATPNGHKIHILLEELGLPYRVHAVDIGAGDQFKPDFLSISPNNKIPAIVDADGPDGKPISLFESGAILLYLAGKSGRFLGHTDREKFNTLQWLMFQMGGVGPMLGQAHHFRIYAPEKIEYAVNRYTNEAKRLYGVIDKQLSQHPYLAGNEYTIADIATFPWLRSWKNQGIELSEYPHLKTWFDAISERPAVKRGVEVLTSARKPLTDDKARDILFGSQQYQKR from the coding sequence ATGATCGATGTCTATAGCTGGGCCACGCCGAACGGCCACAAGATCCACATCCTGCTGGAAGAACTGGGCCTGCCTTACCGGGTACATGCAGTCGATATCGGCGCCGGCGACCAGTTCAAGCCGGATTTCCTGTCGATTTCACCCAACAACAAGATCCCCGCCATCGTCGATGCAGACGGCCCCGACGGCAAGCCGATTTCGCTGTTCGAATCCGGTGCGATCCTGCTCTACCTGGCAGGCAAGAGCGGCCGCTTCCTCGGTCATACCGACCGCGAAAAATTCAATACCTTGCAATGGCTGATGTTCCAGATGGGCGGCGTCGGGCCGATGCTGGGCCAGGCCCACCATTTCCGCATCTACGCACCGGAAAAAATAGAGTATGCGGTCAACCGCTATACCAACGAAGCCAAGCGCCTGTATGGCGTGATCGACAAGCAACTGTCGCAGCATCCTTACCTGGCCGGCAACGAATACACGATCGCCGACATCGCCACTTTCCCGTGGCTTCGTTCCTGGAAAAACCAGGGCATAGAACTGAGCGAATATCCGCACCTGAAAACCTGGTTCGATGCGATCAGCGAACGGCCGGCGGTGAAACGCGGCGTCGAGGTGCTGACTTCGGCCCGCAAGCCGCTGACCGACGACAAGGCGCGCGATATCCTGTTTGGCAGCCAGCAGTATCAGAAACGGTAA
- a CDS encoding GNAT family N-acetyltransferase, with translation MTVLATERLVLRKLTTDDAGFYLRLVNEPSWLQFIGDKGIRSVEAARAALLSGPMAMYESHGFGFYMVELKDSATPIGMCGLIKRETLPGVDIGYAFVPEFWGKGYAYEAASAVLAFGNQTCGLQRIVAITAPDNHQSIRLLEKIGLKFEALLELKGDGEKTKLFACQF, from the coding sequence ATGACGGTTCTTGCAACAGAACGGCTGGTCTTGCGCAAGCTGACCACGGACGACGCCGGGTTTTACCTGCGCCTGGTGAACGAGCCCTCGTGGCTGCAGTTCATCGGCGACAAAGGCATACGCAGCGTGGAAGCGGCGCGCGCCGCGCTGCTGAGCGGGCCGATGGCGATGTATGAGAGCCACGGTTTCGGTTTCTACATGGTGGAGCTTAAGGATAGCGCCACGCCGATCGGCATGTGCGGCCTGATCAAGCGCGAGACCCTGCCGGGCGTCGACATCGGCTATGCCTTTGTGCCGGAATTCTGGGGCAAGGGCTACGCTTACGAAGCGGCGTCGGCGGTGCTGGCGTTCGGCAACCAGACCTGCGGCCTGCAGCGGATAGTGGCGATTACCGCGCCGGACAACCATCAGTCGATCCGGCTGCTGGAAAAGATCGGCTTGAAATTCGAGGCATTGCTGGAGCTGAAGGGCGACGGCGAAAAAACCAAACTGTTTGCCTGCCAATTTTAG
- the tpiA gene encoding triose-phosphate isomerase: protein MRRKLVAGNWKMNGSLVANAALLAEIKAGQAAPGLAAAPACDIAICAPAPYLAQCQAELAGSAIAWGAQDVSAHTAGAYTGEVAVSMLQDFACRYVIVGHSERRAYHAESDELVAQKALRALQAGVVPIVCVGETLAEREAGQTDAIVGRQLAAVLDVLDAADLARIVVAYEPVWAIGTGKTATPQMAQDVHLALRAKLAGKNPAAAAEVKILYGGSMKPDNAAELLAMPDIDGGLIGGAALKAVDFLAIVAAAR from the coding sequence ATGCGTCGTAAACTTGTAGCCGGTAACTGGAAAATGAATGGCAGTCTGGTTGCCAATGCTGCATTACTGGCGGAAATCAAGGCTGGGCAGGCTGCTCCCGGGCTGGCCGCAGCTCCTGCTTGCGATATTGCTATCTGCGCACCGGCGCCTTATCTCGCGCAATGCCAGGCCGAACTTGCCGGATCGGCAATTGCCTGGGGCGCACAAGACGTTTCCGCGCACACCGCCGGCGCCTATACCGGCGAAGTAGCGGTCAGCATGTTGCAGGATTTTGCTTGCCGCTACGTTATCGTCGGCCATTCCGAGCGGCGCGCTTATCACGCGGAAAGCGATGAGCTGGTGGCGCAGAAGGCATTGCGTGCCTTGCAGGCGGGTGTCGTGCCTATTGTGTGCGTCGGCGAAACCCTGGCCGAGCGCGAAGCTGGCCAGACCGATGCGATAGTGGGGCGGCAACTGGCGGCAGTGCTGGATGTGCTGGATGCGGCCGACCTGGCTCGGATCGTGGTGGCGTATGAGCCGGTATGGGCGATCGGCACCGGCAAGACAGCGACGCCGCAGATGGCGCAAGATGTGCATCTGGCCTTGCGCGCCAAGCTGGCGGGGAAGAATCCCGCAGCGGCGGCTGAAGTAAAGATTTTGTATGGCGGCAGCATGAAACCCGACAACGCTGCCGAATTGCTGGCCATGCCGGATATAGACGGCGGCCTGATTGGCGGCGCAGCGTTGAAGGCGGTTGATTTTCTGGCGATTGTCGCTGCAGCCCGGTAG
- a CDS encoding putative toxin-antitoxin system toxin component, PIN family: MNQDLPAQASQPKPRIVIDTNVCLDLFVFRDPRWAGLMAALQNGAVEAVTRADCRQEWQMVLHYSHLPVTDDTRPACNAEFDALITCLEAEALSPRPGVRLPICTDRDDQKFLELALGAHATTLITKDKALLKLARKTAKAGLFAIVAPQAWSPAGI; encoded by the coding sequence ATGAACCAAGACTTACCAGCCCAGGCCAGCCAGCCAAAACCCCGCATCGTGATCGACACCAACGTCTGCCTCGATCTGTTTGTCTTTCGCGACCCGCGCTGGGCCGGCCTGATGGCCGCCTTGCAAAACGGCGCAGTCGAAGCCGTCACCCGCGCCGACTGCCGCCAGGAATGGCAAATGGTGTTGCATTATTCGCATCTGCCCGTCACCGACGACACCCGGCCGGCCTGCAATGCTGAATTCGACGCCTTGATCACCTGCCTGGAGGCTGAGGCGCTGAGCCCGCGTCCCGGCGTCCGCCTACCTATCTGCACCGACCGCGACGACCAGAAATTCCTGGAGCTGGCGCTGGGCGCCCACGCCACCACCCTGATCACCAAGGACAAGGCGTTGCTGAAACTGGCGCGCAAGACCGCCAAGGCCGGGCTTTTTGCCATCGTCGCGCCGCAAGCATGGAGCCCGGCCGGCATCTAG
- a CDS encoding type 1 glutamine amidotransferase domain-containing protein, with amino-acid sequence MNPIRKTVLIPLPSLDFDPSEVAVSWRILTSRGHQVVFATPDGKVAEADPLMLSGEGLDAWGWIPLLKKIKLLGLALRANTAARADYAALAGDSAFQAPLAYAELDVARYDGLLLPGGHRARGMLAYLESQPLQDFTGAFFESGKPVAAICHGVVLAARSRSPRSGKSALHGRKTTALTWKLERSAWNLMKFCGRFWDPAYYRTYGEQVGEAAGYRGVQAEVTRALAQPGDFIDIAAGAPNHFRKSSGLFRDSADDSRPAFVVQDGNYVSARWPGDVHRFAAAFSLLLEDGLPACGPPDRRPPDRRPR; translated from the coding sequence ATGAATCCAATCCGGAAAACCGTCCTGATCCCCTTGCCCAGCCTGGATTTCGATCCCAGCGAAGTTGCGGTCTCGTGGCGCATCCTGACCTCGCGCGGACACCAGGTGGTGTTCGCCACGCCCGACGGCAAGGTGGCCGAGGCCGATCCGCTGATGCTGTCCGGGGAAGGCCTGGATGCCTGGGGCTGGATACCGCTGCTCAAGAAAATCAAATTGCTGGGACTGGCGCTGCGCGCCAATACCGCTGCGCGCGCCGATTATGCCGCGCTGGCAGGCGATAGCGCGTTCCAGGCGCCGCTGGCCTATGCCGAGCTGGATGTCGCCCGCTACGACGGCCTGCTGCTGCCCGGCGGCCACCGTGCACGCGGCATGCTGGCTTACCTGGAAAGCCAGCCGCTGCAGGATTTTACCGGCGCCTTCTTCGAAAGCGGCAAGCCGGTGGCCGCGATCTGCCACGGTGTCGTCCTGGCCGCCCGCAGCCGCTCGCCGCGCAGCGGCAAATCCGCGCTGCATGGCCGGAAAACCACCGCGCTGACATGGAAGCTGGAGCGCAGCGCCTGGAACTTGATGAAATTCTGCGGCCGTTTCTGGGACCCGGCTTATTACCGCACCTATGGCGAACAAGTAGGTGAAGCCGCCGGTTATCGCGGCGTCCAGGCCGAAGTGACGCGAGCGTTGGCGCAGCCGGGCGACTTCATCGACATCGCCGCCGGCGCGCCAAATCATTTTCGCAAAAGCAGCGGCTTGTTCCGCGACAGCGCCGACGACAGCCGCCCTGCTTTCGTGGTGCAAGACGGCAATTACGTCTCAGCCCGCTGGCCTGGCGACGTGCACCGCTTCGCCGCCGCTTTCTCGCTCCTGCTGGAAGATGGCTTGCCGGCCTGCGGGCCGCCGGATCGCCGGCCGCCGGATCGCCGGCCGAGGTAA
- a CDS encoding NuoB/complex I 20 kDa subunit family protein: MSIEGVLNEGFVTTTADKLINWTRTGSLWPMTFGLACCAVEMMHAGASRYDMDRFGVIFRPSPRQSDVMIVAGTLCNKMAPALRKVYDQMPEPRWVISMGSCANGGGYYHYSYSVVRGCDRIVPVDIYVPGCPPTAEALLYGIIQLQNKIRRTNTIAR; this comes from the coding sequence ATGTCTATTGAAGGTGTATTGAACGAAGGCTTTGTCACCACTACTGCTGACAAATTGATCAACTGGACCCGCACCGGTTCGCTGTGGCCGATGACGTTCGGCCTGGCCTGCTGTGCCGTCGAAATGATGCATGCCGGCGCCTCGCGCTACGACATGGACCGTTTTGGTGTAATCTTCCGGCCGTCGCCGCGTCAGTCCGACGTGATGATCGTGGCAGGCACGCTGTGCAACAAGATGGCGCCGGCCTTGCGCAAGGTGTACGACCAGATGCCGGAGCCGCGCTGGGTGATTTCCATGGGCTCTTGCGCCAATGGCGGCGGCTACTATCACTATTCGTATTCCGTGGTGCGCGGCTGCGACCGCATTGTGCCGGTCGACATTTACGTGCCTGGCTGCCCGCCGACTGCCGAAGCGCTGCTGTATGGCATCATCCAGCTGCAAAACAAGATTCGCCGCACCAATACGATTGCGCGCTAA
- a CDS encoding NADH-quinone oxidoreductase subunit A, translated as MNLENYFPVLLFILIGIAVGIAPQVLGRVLGPHRPDSQKTSPYECGFEAFEDARMKFDVRYYLVAILFILFDLETAFFFPWGVAMRDLGWQGFVTMMVFIAEFAVGFWYIWKRGALDWE; from the coding sequence GTGAACCTCGAAAATTATTTTCCCGTCCTGCTGTTTATTCTGATCGGTATCGCGGTTGGCATCGCCCCGCAAGTGCTTGGTCGTGTACTTGGGCCGCATCGGCCCGACTCCCAAAAAACTTCTCCATACGAATGCGGTTTTGAAGCATTCGAAGACGCGCGCATGAAGTTCGATGTGCGTTATTACCTTGTCGCCATTTTGTTCATTTTGTTCGATCTGGAAACCGCATTTTTCTTCCCGTGGGGGGTTGCCATGCGCGACCTCGGATGGCAGGGCTTTGTCACGATGATGGTGTTTATCGCCGAATTCGCGGTGGGCTTCTGGTACATCTGGAAACGCGGCGCTCTGGATTGGGAGTAA
- a CDS encoding pyridoxal phosphate-dependent aminotransferase yields MNRDLRIPDSAAGADSKLTQLQSRLPKVGTTIFTVMSTLASEKSAVNLGQGFPDFNCDPALVDAVGDAMKNGFNQYPPMPGVPALRQAIAAKIGKIYGHSYDPATEITVTAGATQGLLTAIMCAVHPGDEVIVIEPAYDSYVPSIELAGGKPVLVQMTLGADGYQVPWDRIAAAVSPRTRMIMINSPHNPTGSVLKQADIEALKDIVRGTEILILSDEVYEHMVFDGARHESVCRDPELAARAFVVSSFGKTYHVTGWKIGYVAAPAMLSAEFRKVHQYNIFTVNTPVQHGIAQYMQDPAPYLELPAFYQRKRDLFRDGLKHTRFKLLPADGTYFLCVDYSAISSLSEADFAVWLTSEIGVAAIPVSAFYQSPRESGIVRFCFAKQDQTLQQALQRLAKI; encoded by the coding sequence ATGAACCGCGATTTAAGAATTCCCGATAGCGCAGCCGGCGCAGACTCCAAGCTCACACAGCTTCAATCCAGGCTACCCAAAGTCGGCACCACCATTTTCACGGTGATGTCGACCCTGGCCAGCGAAAAATCCGCGGTCAACCTGGGGCAAGGTTTCCCCGATTTCAACTGTGATCCGGCGCTGGTCGACGCTGTCGGCGACGCCATGAAAAACGGCTTCAACCAGTATCCGCCGATGCCCGGCGTGCCGGCCTTGCGCCAGGCCATCGCCGCCAAGATCGGCAAGATCTACGGCCACAGCTACGATCCAGCCACCGAAATCACGGTCACCGCCGGCGCCACCCAGGGCCTGCTGACCGCCATCATGTGCGCGGTGCATCCGGGCGATGAAGTGATCGTGATTGAACCCGCCTACGACAGCTACGTGCCGTCTATCGAACTGGCCGGCGGCAAGCCGGTGCTGGTGCAGATGACATTGGGCGCGGACGGATACCAGGTGCCCTGGGACCGGATTGCCGCGGCAGTCAGCCCGCGCACCCGCATGATCATGATCAACTCGCCGCACAACCCGACCGGCAGCGTGCTGAAGCAGGCCGACATCGAAGCGCTCAAGGATATCGTGCGCGGCACCGAGATCCTGATCCTATCGGACGAAGTCTACGAACACATGGTGTTCGACGGCGCCCGCCACGAATCGGTCTGCCGCGATCCTGAACTCGCCGCGCGCGCCTTTGTTGTTTCCAGCTTCGGCAAGACTTACCATGTCACCGGCTGGAAAATCGGCTACGTGGCGGCGCCGGCAATGCTGTCGGCGGAATTTCGCAAGGTCCATCAATACAATATCTTCACCGTCAATACGCCGGTGCAGCACGGGATCGCGCAATACATGCAGGATCCCGCACCCTATCTCGAACTGCCGGCGTTTTACCAGCGCAAGCGCGACCTGTTCCGCGATGGCTTGAAACACACCCGCTTCAAGCTCCTGCCGGCGGACGGCACGTATTTCCTGTGCGTCGACTATTCCGCCATTTCCTCGCTGAGCGAGGCGGATTTTGCGGTCTGGCTGACTTCCGAAATCGGTGTCGCGGCGATCCCCGTGTCGGCGTTCTACCAGTCGCCACGCGAATCGGGCATCGTCCGTTTCTGCTTCGCCAAACAAGACCAGACCTTGCAGCAGGCGCTGCAGCGGCTGGCAAAAATCTAA